AAGTTAATGTTGTTCAACATCACCACCTCTTCCGTCAAAGTTGCCGAGTACTATTCGAACTCGAACCCCTCTTTCCACCATCGCAACATATACCATCGAAGGCTCCATTCCATCACTGTTATCTAGAGAAACAGACTCAGACTCCTCAAGTCTTCCACTATATACGACAAGTATCTTTTAACACATCCTATTTCCTATATTACCCCCCACTTATTCATTATTCCATCTAGTTCTTTTACCTTTCTATTTCCAATATTACccctatatttttctttcattctggTCTAACCTTCTTTTTACACTTAACTTCCAAGATTAGGGGTCTCCATTATACGTTAAATCCTGGTTGTTTTTCTATTTGAGCTCCAATATTACGCCACTGCCATTCTTTTATAGAGTTCaagttatttactgttttgatATTCAACCTTTGTCTTTGAGTGTTTTCTTGTTTAGCCTAACCATGGTAGCCAATAGTGAAATTCTTCAACAATTTAATTCTTATAAGGCTGAAACCGATGCAAAATTTAATAATCTCACTACCGCTGTCAATTCCATTAAGGCAATGATGGAATCTATGCAAGCTTCTATGAATCAACTGAAAGCTTCTGATAAAGGAAAGAGTCCCATGCTATCTGAGGATTCTTCCCACTCCATCCCGTAGGacaaattggatcaaacaccgattccttcaGCCTTGATCAAGCACAAGACAAATCTTTAATGGATAAGaagagaagagcagcaaaaagcttttcattaagtCAAAATCCACGTTTGTTTGTCCCCCCCtaacaaccttatataaaagactcaaaaattgactcctacactaaaaaggaaaggcctaacccaatctttaaaaccaaataaaactcCTACACTGAAATactgaaggaaatagactcaaaacatggctggacttatagagtcctaatccagcccaatttACATTGGttaaaagcaaataaaagaaaactactaaagtcacttaaattgaaccactagtTGGACCAGCTTGGacccggttcaatttaaaaacaaaagactttaaaaataaaactaggTATGGAAACTAAACTAATCCCGTATAcaaccttattacccatagtttaggcccataaaagtggcctattacattgaaaacccatgggatcaaaggcccaacatgcatacaacccaaccctagacttattcctaagcaaagaagccgAGTTTgatgataaatctgcatcacaacCCTAATTCATTAGCTTGCTGTTAGGAATGTTACCTACTTCCCTGTTGCTGAAAGTAATCAACTATTGTACTGTTTCAGTATCAGTGATCTAGTATTGGTTAGGTTGTTAGTGACCTAGTCGGCTAGTCCTACATTAACAAGGGGAATTTTAAGAGAACATTTCAATGGTTTCTTCCATCTACAGCAATTGTTAAGGTTGTAACCACTCGCATGCAAGAtaactagatttttttttccattattttttaaaaaagaaaaaattgtaaATCTTTCTGCTCACTGTCCTTTCTGATCCCCATTGGTTTTCCATTTAACTGGATTGTTtccatattcaaaaaaaaaatttgtaaatctTTCTACTAATGGTCCTTTCTGCTCTCAATTGGTTTCACTTTTTTTTCTAGAGCAAACTTGAGAATTTCATCAATTTCAAAGGATATTTCAATCTGCCATATTTACTTACACTAGAACCCTAATCAAAAAAGCAGTGAAGGTTATTATGGAAACTAAAGTATTTCTCAACAATCAACCAGGACTTATTTGATCCTAGAGAACTCAAACATATTCAAGGTCCAAAAGACTGAAGTTTAGTAGTTAATCCCcagaaaaaatattaaacttCAGAGTCCAATGTCCACAGAGCAGCAAATAATTTCAGAAAACTCAACCAAAACACTACAAGTCAGCAGAATGTCTAGAATTTCCACAGGTATGGCAGCCCACTTAATTTCATGTTCGACAGACCTGGTTTAGGGTTATTCGACAGGTGAgcattttcaaaaacaaaatactGGAGAACCCCAATTCCAAtttgaaatttaatttaaaaaacttGCAACCACGATTCAGAATTCATCTATCATTTGATTGAAATGCTAGGATCAGAAATTTGTAACAGATTAAAGTAAGGAACCACCAGATCATGCAATGTAGCAAATATGCCACTTCTCTGTGGAAACAGGAACCTGTGCTGCTGGCCCAATCATTGAAGAGTTAATTGTTCTACCTAGATCAATGGATGAAGAAACCACCTTGAAGTTTAGAACAGAAAGTTTACaaaattttattgtttaaatCATTAACCCTATAACCGTTATAGGCAGATACTGAACCCTTAATTCTAACAAGTAGTTGAAGACTGATTCAGCTTGATTCACCTTCTTACAATGAACTAACTTCCTGACAATGATGAAACAGTTCAGGTGATCAAGTTTGTCTGAGTATGAGGAATCCAACCACCATTTCTACCAATTGAAAGCATtaattgaatttaaaaaaataaaaagaaaataaggaaattAGAGGAATAAAACTTGCCTTCAAAGCACAATGCTCGCAGAAATAATGCTTGCACTTAGTGACTACAGGATCCACAAATGGCTGCCTACAAATGAAACATGCAAATGGCAATGCGTCGTCCTCATCTTCACTCAAATCTCCTCCTCCTTCATCGTCTGTGCCATCCCCTCCCATAGCTaaattccttttcctttccttctcagCTTCTTCCCATTCTTTCTCCATCTGCCATCCCGACTTATAATCTCCTCTATCATGCATAAACTTACATGCATCTCCAAAGCCACAATAACCAGTCTCCTTGTAATCCTTACAAATATCTGGTTGATAATCAAACCTTGTTGAAGACCTAATATGAGCCGACGCCCTAAGAGGGCCATGAGCTCCGCTAGCCTTCTCTCCAGAGACAGTTTGTTCTCTTCGGAAGCCAGCCTTGTAATCAGTATATCCATGAATACCTTTATACAACTTCTCATCCCCAGAAGGTTTGGATTTCCCCTTAAGAGCTTCTTCTGCTTGCTTAAGAACTTTCTCTCGGAGTGCTCGAGCATCTTTTGAGAACTCAGTCTCAATTTCTAAGGTTGCTGTAGCCCGACTATCATTTTGAACTTGAATTTCCTTTGAAGACTCAAACTGGAAGATAGGAGCATCATGCTCTTTCTTTGATTCACCAGATAGTGATCGCTTTGAAGACTCAGTCGAGAAGTGGAGTTTATTGTCAACCTTTGGAATCTTCTTTTGCTGCTTGATCAAACTCTCACCtttcaaattttcttcttcatcgccATCATCATTTATCATTCTCTTTctgatgtttttgtttttcgaGGGTTTTCTGAAGAAACTGCAGACTTGTTCAGACGATTGAGGTTGAGGTTGAAGTTCACCAGGATCCGCCATTATCACAGATGGGACAGAAATACTGAAACTGAAAGAAAATGACATCAATGAGTATCAGAAGTCACATTTACTGATGGTACCAGGGCAGAATTTGCATAATCAAAGATGACTTAAATATCAGTACAAGAAATGGGAAAATCtacagaaaattttaaaaaatatattaagatTCTGCATACAATTAGAATTTCTTGTAACTGCTTACAATGTTTGAAATTACTAAAAATTCAGAATGTTGACGATCTCTAAATTATTTATAATTTGTATGAGTTATTTACATTTCTGATAACTAATTCAAAGTTATTAGAATACAAGAATTTTAGAAGGAATATTCTTTTTCTAAATCACAGACATAAATTTTtacaataagaaaagaaaatctacTAGTATGTTTTAGACATAACAGAACAGgatcaaagaaaaataatacgGCCTTCCTTGCTAAAGACCTAAAAAGTAGCTCCCTACTACCACCGTACCATGTTCCAGATTCCACAAAACAGATAGAAAGAAACACAATCAGACCTACTGGAATAGCAAGCGGTTTACATATTATGAACATCATCTTGAGTAAACAGCAAGGAAAAAAATCCCCCGAAATCCGTTCCTCCCGATGCATTTGAGACAATCTTTAAAATATAAAGTATttgtgttgtaatatgggtacaaaaGTATTTTTTGTCATATTTATCTcttaggggtattcttgtacatgAACCTATTTTAGAACTATAaagtcacaagccattattctcaattccatcatggtatcagagcggggaTCAACATTGGgatccaaaccctaatcccAAAACCCAAGCACTTACCACCTCTGAACGCCGCTAGCCTCCAGCACCAGTGccgccgcctcctctcttcagcGTCACCTCCCCTCCTCggggcctctctctctctctctctcggtttcacCTACCGCACTTGTCGCCTACTTCTGGCGCTTCCCTACCCTCGGCACTCCTTTCTTCCCACCCCCTCGATGGTGATTTCTTCCACCGAGGGATTCTTTTGGGTGAATCCATGAGCTTTTGAgcaatctctctttttttcagaGATCTATGTTTATGTTTCCAGAAATGTGATTTGCCAGCTTTGGTTATGCTCTTTGTTTTTTAGAGCTTTTTGTTCGAGTCTTTGACCAACAACTATGTCGAGCATGACCACCGATGTG
The nucleotide sequence above comes from Telopea speciosissima isolate NSW1024214 ecotype Mountain lineage chromosome 3, Tspe_v1, whole genome shotgun sequence. Encoded proteins:
- the LOC122653486 gene encoding zinc finger CCCH domain-containing protein 1-like → MADPGELQPQPQSSEQVCSFFRKPSKNKNIRKRMINDDGDEEENLKGESLIKQQKKIPKVDNKLHFSTESSKRSLSGESKKEHDAPIFQFESSKEIQVQNDSRATATLEIETEFSKDARALREKVLKQAEEALKGKSKPSGDEKLYKGIHGYTDYKAGFRREQTVSGEKASGAHGPLRASAHIRSSTRFDYQPDICKDYKETGYCGFGDACKFMHDRGDYKSGWQMEKEWEEAEKERKRNLAMGGDGTDDEGGGDLSEDEDDALPFACFICRQPFVDPVVTKCKHYFCEHCALKHHSRNKKCFVCNTPTLGIFNTAHEIRKKMAAEGK